A genome region from Bacteroidota bacterium includes the following:
- a CDS encoding dehydrogenase E1 component subunit alpha/beta, translating to MPDSTAVPVPAEATLDHAALYRALQLPRTVEDKMLRLIRQNRISKWFSGYGQEAIAVGCVWALRERDVILPMHRNLGVWTTRGLPLRPLFCQLMGKQGGFTNGRDRTFHFGTMEHRIVGMISHLAAMLPVATGFGLASQLKGDDFVACAFVGEGATREGDFHEALNLAATWSLPVLFVVENNQYGLSTPTRDAMAVEDIADAAAGYAMAGEVVDGNDVLGVIDAVGRAADRARAGAGPTLLEMKTFRMRGHEEASGTKYVPEALFDAWADRDPIEQYKTRALTEGWLSEKQVVETDAALAAEIEEVAEWAILQPEVESTLDAEGAALFAPSPATTSAPGGSVSEKRFIDAVQDGLRHALDADERVLVMGQDVAEYGGVFKVTQGFVEEFGRARVRNTPIIESGALGCAMGLALEGFRPVVEMQYADFITCGFNQIVNNLGTTHYRWGEPLNVTIRAPFGGGIGAGPFHSQSPEAWFAHAPGLKVVIPATPADAKGLLLAAIEDPNPVLFFEHKHLYRSLKGDVPDAAYTIALGEANVVRPGADLTLVTWGVGVQWALEEAEHWAGRGSEIEVVDLRTLVPWDRQAVLRSLAKTNRLVVLHEAQRTAGFGAEVAAQLIEEGFEHLDAPPARVASEDLPIPFSKGLEREIYSASGKLRAAVERVLAY from the coding sequence ATGCCTGACTCTACGGCGGTCCCGGTGCCCGCTGAGGCCACGCTCGACCACGCGGCGCTCTACCGCGCCCTCCAGCTTCCGCGTACGGTCGAGGACAAAATGCTCCGCCTCATCCGGCAGAACCGGATCTCGAAGTGGTTCTCAGGCTACGGGCAAGAAGCCATTGCCGTCGGCTGCGTGTGGGCGCTCCGCGAGCGCGACGTGATCCTCCCGATGCACCGCAACCTCGGCGTGTGGACGACGCGCGGGCTGCCGCTCCGCCCGCTCTTCTGCCAGCTCATGGGCAAGCAAGGCGGCTTCACGAACGGGCGCGACCGGACCTTCCACTTCGGGACGATGGAGCACCGGATCGTCGGCATGATCTCGCACCTGGCGGCGATGCTGCCCGTCGCCACCGGCTTCGGCCTCGCGTCGCAGCTCAAGGGCGACGACTTCGTGGCCTGCGCGTTCGTCGGCGAGGGGGCGACGCGGGAGGGTGACTTCCACGAGGCGCTCAACCTCGCCGCCACCTGGTCGCTGCCGGTGCTGTTCGTCGTCGAGAACAACCAGTACGGCCTCTCGACGCCGACGCGCGACGCGATGGCGGTCGAGGACATCGCCGACGCCGCGGCGGGCTACGCGATGGCGGGCGAGGTCGTCGACGGCAACGACGTGCTCGGCGTCATCGACGCCGTCGGGCGCGCCGCCGACCGGGCGCGGGCTGGGGCCGGGCCGACGCTCTTGGAGATGAAGACCTTCAGGATGCGCGGGCACGAGGAGGCGAGCGGGACGAAGTACGTCCCCGAGGCGCTGTTCGACGCCTGGGCCGACCGGGACCCGATTGAGCAGTACAAAACCAGAGCACTCACCGAAGGCTGGCTTTCGGAGAAGCAAGTAGTCGAGACCGACGCCGCGCTCGCGGCCGAGATCGAGGAGGTCGCCGAGTGGGCGATTCTTCAGCCCGAGGTCGAGAGCACGCTCGACGCCGAGGGCGCCGCACTCTTCGCCCCGTCGCCGGCCACGACGAGCGCGCCCGGCGGGTCCGTCTCGGAAAAGCGGTTCATCGATGCCGTCCAGGACGGCCTCCGGCACGCCCTCGACGCCGACGAGCGCGTCCTCGTGATGGGGCAGGACGTGGCCGAGTACGGCGGCGTGTTTAAAGTCACCCAGGGCTTCGTCGAAGAGTTCGGACGCGCCCGCGTGCGCAACACGCCGATCATCGAGAGCGGGGCGCTCGGCTGCGCGATGGGCCTCGCGCTCGAAGGCTTCCGCCCGGTCGTCGAGATGCAGTACGCCGACTTCATCACCTGCGGGTTCAACCAGATCGTCAACAACCTCGGCACGACGCACTACCGCTGGGGCGAGCCGCTGAACGTCACGATCCGCGCCCCGTTCGGCGGCGGAATCGGGGCGGGACCATTTCACTCGCAGAGTCCCGAAGCGTGGTTCGCCCACGCGCCTGGCCTCAAAGTTGTCATCCCCGCGACCCCTGCCGACGCGAAGGGCCTGCTGCTGGCCGCCATCGAGGACCCCAACCCGGTGCTGTTCTTCGAGCACAAGCACCTCTACCGCTCGCTCAAGGGCGACGTGCCGGACGCGGCGTACACGATTGCTCTCGGCGAAGCGAACGTCGTGCGCCCGGGTGCCGACCTCACGCTCGTCACCTGGGGCGTCGGCGTGCAGTGGGCGCTGGAGGAGGCCGAACATTGGGCCGGGCGTGGGAGCGAGATCGAAGTCGTGGACCTCCGCACCCTCGTGCCGTGGGACCGGCAGGCGGTGCTGCGCTCGCTTGCCAAGACCAACCGGCTCGTCGTGCTCCACGAGGCGCAGCGCACGGCCGGGTTCGGGGCCGAGGTCGCGGCGCAACTCATCGAAGAAGGCTTCGAGCACCTCGACGCGCCGCCCGCGAGGGTTGCCTCGGAGGACCTGCCGATTCCGTTCTCGAAGGGACTGGAGCGCGAGATCTACTCGGCGAGCGGGAAGCTGCGCGCCGCCGTCGAGCGCGTGCTGGCGTACTGA
- a CDS encoding thioredoxin family protein gives MTFQPLLRRATAFALAVLVVQAASAQTAQPLDIGTALPAADRSMQGTGGAAMTLGQAMGDQGLAVVFWSNTCPWVAKYDERVRALADEYEAAGVGFVLVNANDPGAYPEESFAAMQTLASQNGYGFPYLVDEGSEAAKAFGASRTPQVFLFDTSQTLVYEGTVDDSPSDPSGVEEEFFRDAMNQLIAGTEITVQKTNAFGCTIKFY, from the coding sequence ATGACGTTCCAACCGCTCCTCCGCCGCGCCACTGCTTTCGCGCTCGCCGTCCTGGTCGTCCAGGCGGCCTCGGCGCAGACCGCCCAGCCGCTCGACATCGGGACGGCCCTCCCGGCGGCCGATCGCTCGATGCAGGGCACCGGCGGTGCCGCCATGACGCTCGGCCAGGCGATGGGGGACCAGGGCCTCGCGGTCGTCTTCTGGTCCAACACCTGCCCGTGGGTGGCGAAGTACGACGAGCGCGTGCGCGCCCTCGCCGACGAGTACGAGGCCGCGGGCGTCGGCTTCGTCCTCGTCAACGCCAACGATCCGGGGGCCTATCCCGAGGAGAGCTTCGCCGCGATGCAGACCCTGGCGAGCCAGAACGGCTACGGCTTCCCGTACCTCGTGGACGAAGGCTCGGAAGCGGCGAAGGCGTTCGGGGCCTCGCGCACGCCGCAGGTGTTCCTGTTCGACACCAGCCAGACGCTCGTCTACGAAGGCACCGTCGACGACAGCCCGTCGGACCCGAGCGGGGTGGAGGAGGAGTTCTTCCGCGACGCGATGAACCAACTCATCGCCGGGACCGAGATCACGGTCCAGAAGACCAACGCCTTTGGCTGCACGATCAAGTTTTACTAG